ATTGTTTTTTTATGTTTTAAAAGAAAGAGTTAATAAAAAACTTCAACATAAAAATGTTTCTTATGGTGACATCAGATTTTGGTTTAAAGGTTTATTTTGGACTTTAATTTGTTGTTTCTCTTATTCATTGCTTTTTTTAAGTATTAATAAAACTACTTTTTGGTTATTTTATGTTGTTTTTCAGTTATCGGGACTTTTGATTGGATTTAGTTTTGGCCATGATGCCTCTCATAACACTGCTTTCCGAAATAAAAAGGCTAATGCTGTTTTACATTTTTTTAGTTTTCTGACAGTCGGAATTGATCCTTTATTATGGGGACTCCGACATATTCGATCCCATCATTTGTATGCCAATGTAGAAGGGAGTGATATTGATATAGATAAAAATCCGTTTTTGAGACTGAGCCCAACGCATCCCTGGAAACCAAAGCATAAATATCAGGCTTATTATGCGCCTTTTGTTTATATGTTTACCTTACTGCATTCTGTTTTTATGAGTGACTGGGTGTATTTATTTTCAGATGAATATGGCTGGATGAAAAGAGGAGTTTCAAAAGCTGAATTATATTTTAGATTTTTATTATATAAAGCGTTCTATTTTTCTTTAGTATTAGTAATACCATTGTTGTATGCTGACTTTTCCTGGTCTTTTATTGTTCTGACTTATCTTAGTGCAAGTGCTTTTACGTCTATGGTATTTATCATAATGCTTGTTGGAACCCACTTTTTTGACGGCGCAGATTACCCTCAGCCGGAAGGAGAATTTTTGGAACATACCTGGGCGGTTCATCAGCTCCACACAAGTTGTGACTGGGATGCAGATAAAGGATGGGCAAGATTTTTAAGTGGTGGTTCCAATTGTCATGCGGCACATCATCTTTTTCCTAACATCTGCCACACTAACTACAGCGAAATAAATTCGATAATTAAGGAGACTACAAAAGAGTATAGCCAGCCTTATCATCATAAGACTTTATTTGAAATGATGTTTTCGCATTTTAGGCATTTAAATAAAATGGGAAACCCTAATGTTTCTGGTTTGTAATAATTGAAGCAAGTTGTTATTGTAATTTTAAAATAGAAAATTATGAAAGTTTTAAATCAAATAAAAAATAGAAAACTCATTTCAAAACTTAACAGCAAGCGATATGTGATAGTTTTGCTAATGTTTTGTGGATTTTGTTATGGACAAAATAGTTTGAAAGAAAAAAACAGTACTTTAATTGATAGTGTGTTTCAAAATCATCCTTTCAAAACCGAAAATGAAAATAATAGTCTTGATTATTTCAAATGGAAATCGGATTATAATTTAAGGAATGACAGCATTAAGATTTTTAGTTTGTCACCAATCTCCAGAAGAGTTAGCAAAGTAAATGGTTTTGCTCTTGGAGGTGGGCACTATGAAAATCAAAAAATCAAACTTCAGA
The Flavobacterium flavigenum genome window above contains:
- a CDS encoding fatty acid desaturase family protein; translated protein: MKAKYFNKSDDEKLFFYVLKERVNKKLQHKNVSYGDIRFWFKGLFWTLICCFSYSLLFLSINKTTFWLFYVVFQLSGLLIGFSFGHDASHNTAFRNKKANAVLHFFSFLTVGIDPLLWGLRHIRSHHLYANVEGSDIDIDKNPFLRLSPTHPWKPKHKYQAYYAPFVYMFTLLHSVFMSDWVYLFSDEYGWMKRGVSKAELYFRFLLYKAFYFSLVLVIPLLYADFSWSFIVLTYLSASAFTSMVFIIMLVGTHFFDGADYPQPEGEFLEHTWAVHQLHTSCDWDADKGWARFLSGGSNCHAAHHLFPNICHTNYSEINSIIKETTKEYSQPYHHKTLFEMMFSHFRHLNKMGNPNVSGL